CGATTTCGCCATCGGCTACGCGTTCATCGTGGTGCTCTTCGGAACTGTAGGAATCGTCTCAATCTTCATCGGAATCACCCTTAACGCGCTGCGGCGGATATCCCCGAAATGATTATTCCACTTTGAGGCAGGGACTTCTTGGCCAAAGAGAATGGGAAACGGGCGTTGGTCGCTGGCGCGGGCGGCTTCATTGGACACCATCTTGTGAAACATCTGAAGACCAAGGGAATCTGGGTTCGCGGCGTGGATGTCAAGAAACCTGAATTTGAGCCGAGCCCGGCTGATGAATTCTTGGCTGCCGACCTAAGGGAGTACGCCAACTGTCGTCAAGCGGTCCAAGGGGTCGAAGACGTGTACCAGCTCGCCGCAGACATGGGAGGCATCGGCTACATAACCTCGAACTTTGCCTCCCTGACGCGGAACAATGTCCTCATCAATTCCAACTTGCTGGAGGCGGCCCGCGAAGTGGGAGTCGCTCGGTATCTGTACGCGTCTTCTGCGTGCATCTACCCCGGCCATCTTCAGAAGAGCGAAGATGTGGCCCCTCTCAAGGAGAAGGACGCGATCCCCGCCGATCCCGAGCCCGGGTACGGATGGGAGAAACTCTTCACCGAACAGCTTGTGCAGTACTACCGTGATGACTACGAACTCGACACGCGAATCGTTCGCCTCCATAACGTCTACGGACCCCAGGCCACTTATGAGGGGGGGCGAGAGAAGGCGCCCGCCGCAATCTGCCGCAAGGTTGCGGAGGCCGAGGCAGAGTCGGCGATCGAGGTTTGGGGGGACGGTGAGCAGACCCGCAGCTTCTGCTATGTCGACGATTGCGTCGAAGGTCTCTCACGGCTCATGGACTCCGGCTTCCCGGAACCCCTCAACCTCGGAACCGATGAACTTGTCAGCGTGAACCAGCTCGTGGATATGGTTTGCGAGATCGCTAGAAAGCCCCTGAAGCGGGAATACGACCTGACCAAACCGCAGGGTGTTCGCGGCAGGAACAGCGACAACAGCCTCTTGCGGAAGGTGCTGAGGTGGGAGCCGAAAATCAGTCTGAGAGGAGGCCTGGGTGTCACGTACCCTTGGATCTGGGACCGACTTAACGAAAGAGGACGAGCCAAGCCACCTGCACCGGTTGGGGTTCGCCGAGAACCCAGCGTGCGGGTACGAGCATGAAGATACTCGCATTAGCCTCAACACTGGACTTGAAATACGGGTTGGGGTGCACCCCGTCGTGGTGGCAGCTGCTGAAGGGATTCCAAGAAACCGGCAACGAGGTCATCGCGATCCCGTACCTCGGAGACCCCGTGCAGAGCCTATGGTGGCGCACCTACGAGAATCCGTGCTCTTGGCAGAGCAAACTCTTCAATGCTCTCTCCAGGGTTCGGTCCGATCATCTCAACGGCAAAGTTGGGCCCTCTGCCGCCGTCTCTAAGTTCCTCGTGAAGAACCACATACGCCCTCGCTGGAAAAGACACCTGGACTACGTTCTCTCGAAGGAGAAGGATGTGGACTTCGTCTTCATGATGAACATCCCGGTCAATCACTTCACCGGCCTGCCGAGCCACATGAGGGACGAGTACGGCGTGAAGGTCGCGTACTATGAGGGCGACATGCCCACCATCTTGCCCCAGCACGCGCTGGCCCGGGAGTTCAAGTTCAGCTACTACGTGGATGCCGACCTGTCGGAATACGACGTCTTTTTCTCCAATTCCAAAGGCGCGATTCCTGCCATCAAGAACATGGGAGGGAGAGATGTTCGTCCGCTGTATTGGGCGGCCGACCCCGACCTTTGCAAACCGCTTGAGGCAGCGAAAGAGTACGACGTCTCCTTCTATGGCCACGGGTCCCAGTTGCGCGAGGAATGGCTGGCGAAGCTCATTGCGGAACCGAGCCAACGAAATCCGGAGATTCACTTCGTCGTTGGCGGCAGAGACCTCCGCGTTCCCCTCGGGAAAGCAGAGTTTGTTGGGCCTGTCCCCTATTCCGAATTCGGTCGTTTTGTGAGCCGTTCGAGAATTAGTCTGAATATCACAAGAAGCAGTCATGCGACGGTCTACGCATCTGCGACTTCGCGGCCCTTCGAGCTTGCGGCGTTTGGGGCCTGCATGGTCTCCCAGCCGTACGAAGGCATCCAAGAGTGGTTCGAGGTCGGAAAGGAGCTGCTCGTTGTCGGAAGCGCGAACGAGGCTTCGGAAGTCTATGGCACACTCCTCGCGGACCGTGAGGCGGCGAACGAATTGGGCCGTCGAGCGCGGCGGCGAATCTTGACGGAGCATACATTCCACCATCGGGCCAAAGAGGTGGTTGCTGCGTTACGATCGGCGCCATGAAAGGGGTGTCACAAAGTGGGCCCTCGCAAGTGTGTCTCAGAGAGAGGGAAGAACCAGAGGCGTTGGAGTTCCCATCCATGCGCGTCAGAGCGGCAGAGATCGTCCCTTGGAACGTTCTCTTTCCAGACTGTATCCAATGAGACCCCACAAATACGTGAAGCCTACTCCGCGAGTCGCCAACGGACTCCGTGCCGAAGTCCTACGAAAGTAATGCGCCTGCGGCATAGAAGGAGTACTCACACGATGTACGGTTCATTGCCACGTTTAGAAAGACGCGAATAGTATGTCCCATTCCCTCGCCAAGAGGAGACTTCCAGCTAGCCTCCCGCCTGCAAAGAGCCGGGTTACGGGGTTCGAGTACATCCCAATGAGCTTTGTGGATGATCTCAAGCAAGCGTTTGAAAGGCTCAACTGGAGAAAGTTCATCAAGCGTGATTCTCGTGTGTTTGTGAAACCGAACTTCACGCTGCCATTCTACAAGCCGGGCGTCACAACTACAGAGTCTGTGGTCGAGGCCACGCTTGAGATTCTGAAGGATCGAGCCTCAGAAGTATTTCTTGGAGAGTCCGATGGAGGAGCCAATTCCTTCACGGCTGACTACTCGCTTCATGGCCACGGGATGCCGGAGATTTGCCGTCGTACCGGTGCGACTTTGCTGAACCTTTCAAGTGCGCAACGAAGGAGAGTTAAGGAAACCATCAACAGGATCCCGGTTGAGGTCACTCTACCAAAGCAGCTACTTGAAATTGATGAATCAGTTTCGATACCTGTCATGAAAGTCCATGCCGTAACGGGCGTGTCCCTATCCTTGAAGAACATGTGGGGATGCCACCCCGATGGGATGCGGCTTGTCGATCACACGCATCTTTCGGAGCGACTCGCGCTAATCGCAAAGGTTGTTAACTTGAGATTCGCAGTAGTAGACGCCATCTACGGGCTCACCAGACGCGGTCCAATGCATGGCGACCCAATAAAAGTTGGAGCAGTCCTGGTCGGCGACAACCCGGTCGCTATCGATGCGACAGCAACACGGATGATGGGGTTTCGTGCCGAGGAAATCGATCACATAATTGGGGCAAATAGGGCGGGCCTTGGTCCTCACCGAGAAGGGGAAATTGATGTAGTCGGGGACTTGTCACCGTTCCAACAACACTTCAAGCTCAAGTCCACAATTGTTGACCGACTGGGAAGCCTCACATTTCGCAGTGAGTATCTTACGAGACTGGTTTTCGATTCGGCGCTCTCTAGGCCGATATATGCGGCGGTAGGTCGCAAGTTTCGAAAGAAAATCCTAAAACCCGGAGACGAACTTTGAATGCCGAGATCCCTCCGATTGCTCCAAGTTACCCCATACGCGGCGGCAGGTCCGAGGTTTGGAGGGATACCACTCTCGGTAAGGGTTACGTCTGACGCACTAGAGGAGAGAGGTCATCATGTTACGGTCTGGACGAGCGATTTGGGAGCGAATCCCGGAATCGACTCAGAGTCGACGAACACCGGGGTATGTATTCGTTACTTCCCTGCCAAGTGGAAATCGGTCGGGGAAAAGATCAATTCACCTATCGTTCCAGAGATCATGCTGGCAGGAAGAACTGGCTTGGCTGAGTTCGATCTCATTCACATGCATGGATATTGGAATCTCTTTGCGCCCAGCCTTGCACGAGTCGCCTCGATCGCGAAAGTTCCTTTTGTGGTCCAGCCACGAGGCTCACTATCGGAATACGCACTGCGTGGCTTCGCGAAACGAGTATTCGACTTCTTGTTTCGACGGACGATCGTGAGTCGTACGACACTGGCAATTGCTCTGACTCCAGCCGAGAAACGGGAGATGATCGCAAGGGGTTTCGAAGAGTCGCAGACTGAGGTTATCCCAAACTTCGTCACCGGTCCTTCATTTGATTTACCCACTCGAAAGGCAGCCAGAAGGCATATTGGGCTGCCGCCGAATCGCCCAGTAATCCTGTTTCTTGGACGACTCCATGCTGCGAAAGGAATAGAACGTCTCATTTCGGCCTTCGCTGATGTTAGGCGGATCCTGCCAGAATCGATTCTTGTTGTCGCCGGTCCAGATGAAGGTCGGTTGGCAGATCTTCTCGGCCACTCCAGGTCACTGAATTTGCCAGATGTTCTTTTTCCGGGGCCTCTGCACTCCGACTTGAAATGGCTTGCTCTTCGTGCTGCTGATGTCTTTTGCCTGCCCTCGCGCTCGGAAGGATTTCCGCGCGTGCTGCTGGAGGCGATGGTTGTTGGAACGCCTGTGGTGCTTTCGAATCAAGTGCACATACAGTATCTGGCGGAAGAAGGCGCTGCTCTATTCGTCAACCCGACACCAAAAGACCTCAGTGAGTCTCTTGTGACTGTATTGAGGGATAGTGGTTTGAGATCCGAACTTGTGCGACACTCTCAAGAGTGCCTGGAGAAGCACTTTAGCAAGACTATCGTCACGAGCCATCTCGAAGAGGCTTATCTAAGAGCGATTGATATTCGTCGAGGGGAGTCAGCCAGCCACTCTAGGAATCATTCCGGGAGAGTTGATGATGCCGCCTACTCCTGAACCTCAAAGATCTGTGGAAAATCAGTTGGCTTTGGCTTTCGACCAAGACGGCCGAGTGCCCCAGGGTGCGCAGACGCAGGTGATTGACGGCCGCCTTAGGCAGGTCCAAGCAGCCCTCCGGGTTTCATCCGAAGAGACCAAACCAGATAACTTCGCCATCCATACAATCAGGATGCACCAGGCCAACCCATCCAAGCTCCTTCCTGAACCGTAGGTTCGGACATGTGCGGGATCGCCGGTTACGTCGGACCCGATTCCCGCGCAGCACTGAAGAAGACGATTGCGATGCTGTCGCACCGCGGACCTGATGACTTAGGAATCTATTTGTCCGATGGCATTGGACTCGCAAACGCCAGGTTGAGTATCATTGACATAGAAGGAGGGCACCAGCCGCTTGCGGGAGAGGATGACCTTGTCTGGGTCACTTTCAACGGGGAACTTTTCAACTTTCCCGCGGAAAGATCAAACCTAGAACGAAAGGGACACAGATTCCGAACCAATTCAGACACAGAGATTCTTGTTCACCTGTACGAGGAACATGGACCGCTCTTCGCCGAGCGACTGAACGGCATGTTCGCGTTCGCCATTTGGGATGAACGCCTGCGAACTCTCTACCTAGCGAGAGATTACGCCGGCATGAAACCTCTGTACTACACCTCAGCCAACAACAATACCTTTTGGTTCGCATCAGAAATCAAAGCTCTCCTCCCAACTCAGAGCCACCCCTCACCGAATGTCGAAGCACTTTCAGACTTCCTCCGACTTGGCTACATTCCGGATCGTAGAACAATGTTTCGAGGTATATTCAAGCTGGGGGCGGGGCAAATCTTGAAGGTGTCATCCGAAGGTCAGCAACTGACATCTTACCACAAGTTCCACCCGGATCTGGGGGTGATGCTTGACGATCGGGCTTACGAGGCAAAGCTCCGTTTCGAACTCAATCGGGCTGCCGATGACTGGCTGATGTCAGACGTTCCGGTGGGATGCTTCCTTTCGGGTGGACTCGACTCGAGCCTCGTGGCCGCTTTGGTCGCGAAACGCGTTAGGGGGGAGATACGGTCTTACACAGCTTGGTTTGGCCCGGATTTTTCCAGCGAGTTGCGGGCGGCAAGAGCTGTCGCGGAAAAGCTGTCCCTTCTCTCAGAGGAGGTGCTGGTTGGTCCAAGCCAGGTAGTCAAGGATCTCCGATCAATTGCGTGGTCGCATGACGAGCCAGTGTCCGATCCCGCCGTAATACCCACTTTTTTCGTTTCAAAGGAAGCCGCGCGGAACGTCAAGGTCGTCTTCGCCGGAGAAGGTGCAGACGAGTTGTTCGGGGGATATCCTCATCACCGATTCTTTGGGTACTGGATGGCGTTCAAGAGCGGGAGATTTCACCACCAAGCTGCCAGGATGCCGCAACCCACGAGTCACCTGGTGTCATTGGCCAGCAAGGTGGTAATCCCAGGTTACTCCTTCGCCGAGCGGTACCTAACTTTCCAGACGATCTTCGAACCGGAACTTGTCCGCAGGCTCGCTCCCAGCCTTCCTCCAGGAATTTCTGCTTCTCTTTTCGCTGGGATACTTCACGGGAACGGATTGCCTAGCCTGAACTTGATGCTCCTTTGCGATACGATGACGCGTCTAGCGGAAAGTTACATGATGAAAGCCGATAAAGCAACCATGGCCCACTCAGTTGAGGAACGATCGCCCTATCTGGACAAGCCTTTAATGGACTTCGCCTTCTCAGTTCCTGCCCGTCTCAAGATTACACCTCCTAGGGGGAAGCTTCTTCTGCGAAAGGTTGCGAAAGACCTGCTCCCTCGCTCGATCGTTCGACGACGGAAGGTTGGGTACGGCGTACCGGTTCGAGGATGGGTTCGGAGCGAGGTGGGCGAGTGTTTGGAGGCGCATATCTTTGAGAGCCAGTTGGTGAAGAGCTTGATGGACCAGACGGTAGTTTCTCGAATAGTGCGGAGTCGTCAGATTAGGCCTTACCAATTTTGGCTCTTAGGCAGCTTGGCACTCTGGGACTCGGTTTTCTTCCGAGAGAGTCTTCCAAACTTCGCATAACAATTCATCCTTGATGGTGAGGAGGGCAAAGATGAATCGTCTGATCGGAGTCCCGGTTGCGATCCTCTACGAGGTCTTCTGGACCAGATTTGTCCCTGTGAAATGCTTGTGAAGTGATTCAAATGGCTACGCTGGCGTTTGTAACTGACTGCCCTCCGGATTCCCAAAGCGCGGTACACCGAGTGAGCTACGTTGTTGAGGAACTCGCCAAACAGGGCCATCTGACTAAATCATTCTTCGGAAAACGGGGTGGCATCGCCGGTCATGTTTACTCTCGAATGACGCTCGGCGCCGCCGTGAAGTGCCTGAGTGCTATCCCCCAAGCGGACGTCCTAGTCGTACACAGGGCCGGAGATCCGATTACGGCACTTCTCATCAAAGTTCAAAAAAGGCTGGGTGGGATGTTGGTTTTTGATATCGACGACGCTGTCTACCTCCGATGGAACATCCTTACAATGTCCATCCCGCAAATTGTGAAGGCGAGCGACTTCGTAGTAGTCGGAAGTCACGAGATTGCGAACTACTGCCGACAGTGGAACAAGAACGTACATATCATTCCAAGCGGCGTTGATACTAATCTCTTTCATCCAAGTTCTCGGGTGAGGAGTAAGCACAAGCCGGTCGTTGGATGGCTCGGAGATGGACGCGTCCATGGAAGGAACCTTGAGGTCCTCGTAGAGCCGCTTTTGGCTCTAGCGGACCGCTGCGATTTCAAGTTCAAGATGGTGAGCGCGCTCGGATCCTCGTATATTCGTGGAGCATTCTCCAAACTTGCCGCCCGCATCGAGATCGACTTCGGCCTTCGACGATGGGTAGACATTTCACTCATACCTGAAATGGTCAGCGATTTCGACGTTAGCGTTATGCCATTGATCGATGATGACTTCAACCGCGCCAAAGGTGGTCAGAAGCTGCTCGAATCCATGTCGATGGAAATACCAGTGGTTGCGAGCGCTGTCGGCGAAAACAAGTATATCGTAAGTCACGGCTCTGACGGGCTTCTTGTCTCTTCAGCCGATGAGTGGGAGGCAGCGCTCGCGTCGCTTCTGAACGACCCAGAACGACGTCACACCTTTGGAAAAGCAGGCCGTCGAAAGATTCTCGAGCGCTATTCCAAGGACGTTTGTGCTTCTCACTTCGCGAGAATCTTGGAAGCCACGAGAACAAGGACGACAACATAGGATGGACGGAATTGAAGCGACTTAACGTCGTGCTCGCCTTCATACTACTGGGCATTCTCGGCTGGCTGATACGCGTATCCTCCTGGAGCGGTCTCTCTCCCGTTCGCGGAAGATACACTCCTGGAGTTGACTTCGCTGCCTTCTACACGATAACTCACGGCAGAATCCAGCCGCTCATCCCGTCAACGACTTACACGGGCAACCTCGCCAACGGAATGATCTACCTCGGCGAATACGCAAGAGCGCTACTTAACGCTCCCTTACTGCTCGTGACCGGCCTCGGGTCGTTAGACCAGGGATTGCTGTTCTATGCTGTCACCCCTTGGCCTGCGATACTTGTCCTCCCTCTTACTATCATCCTGGGCGTCCATGCCACCATGCTCGCTAGCCGGGCACCAGCGCAGGCTACTGCCAACGGGAAGGTTTACCTACTCGCGTATGGACTCGCGGTTCTTGGCTTTCCGTCGTTGATACTTCTTACGACCTCATCGGCGACAATGGATTACTTCGGCTGGATCTTCGCTGGGCTGCTATTCTACGTGCTGGTGCGACAACGAACGATTCTTAGCGCACGCTCAAAGTTCGCTGCGATGGGCATCTTGTTTCTTTTCAATCTTCAAGGCTATCACCATACCACGTCTCTCTTTGTCGCGCTGATGCTTGGGGGAGTGGTCGTTGTCCAGTACTATGTCCGGCCGCGAGTTAGAGTCCTAAGTCCCTCGCTTGTCGTCCTGTACGGGGTCGTGCTGGTCTCCTACATTCTCTACCTGACTCTCGCA
This genomic stretch from Thermoplasmata archaeon harbors:
- a CDS encoding NAD-dependent epimerase/dehydratase family protein gives rise to the protein MAKENGKRALVAGAGGFIGHHLVKHLKTKGIWVRGVDVKKPEFEPSPADEFLAADLREYANCRQAVQGVEDVYQLAADMGGIGYITSNFASLTRNNVLINSNLLEAAREVGVARYLYASSACIYPGHLQKSEDVAPLKEKDAIPADPEPGYGWEKLFTEQLVQYYRDDYELDTRIVRLHNVYGPQATYEGGREKAPAAICRKVAEAEAESAIEVWGDGEQTRSFCYVDDCVEGLSRLMDSGFPEPLNLGTDELVSVNQLVDMVCEIARKPLKREYDLTKPQGVRGRNSDNSLLRKVLRWEPKISLRGGLGVTYPWIWDRLNERGRAKPPAPVGVRREPSVRVRA
- a CDS encoding glycosyltransferase, which gives rise to MKILALASTLDLKYGLGCTPSWWQLLKGFQETGNEVIAIPYLGDPVQSLWWRTYENPCSWQSKLFNALSRVRSDHLNGKVGPSAAVSKFLVKNHIRPRWKRHLDYVLSKEKDVDFVFMMNIPVNHFTGLPSHMRDEYGVKVAYYEGDMPTILPQHALAREFKFSYYVDADLSEYDVFFSNSKGAIPAIKNMGGRDVRPLYWAADPDLCKPLEAAKEYDVSFYGHGSQLREEWLAKLIAEPSQRNPEIHFVVGGRDLRVPLGKAEFVGPVPYSEFGRFVSRSRISLNITRSSHATVYASATSRPFELAAFGACMVSQPYEGIQEWFEVGKELLVVGSANEASEVYGTLLADREAANELGRRARRRILTEHTFHHRAKEVVAALRSAP
- a CDS encoding DUF362 domain-containing protein, with amino-acid sequence MSHSLAKRRLPASLPPAKSRVTGFEYIPMSFVDDLKQAFERLNWRKFIKRDSRVFVKPNFTLPFYKPGVTTTESVVEATLEILKDRASEVFLGESDGGANSFTADYSLHGHGMPEICRRTGATLLNLSSAQRRRVKETINRIPVEVTLPKQLLEIDESVSIPVMKVHAVTGVSLSLKNMWGCHPDGMRLVDHTHLSERLALIAKVVNLRFAVVDAIYGLTRRGPMHGDPIKVGAVLVGDNPVAIDATATRMMGFRAEEIDHIIGANRAGLGPHREGEIDVVGDLSPFQQHFKLKSTIVDRLGSLTFRSEYLTRLVFDSALSRPIYAAVGRKFRKKILKPGDEL
- a CDS encoding glycosyltransferase, whose translation is MPRSLRLLQVTPYAAAGPRFGGIPLSVRVTSDALEERGHHVTVWTSDLGANPGIDSESTNTGVCIRYFPAKWKSVGEKINSPIVPEIMLAGRTGLAEFDLIHMHGYWNLFAPSLARVASIAKVPFVVQPRGSLSEYALRGFAKRVFDFLFRRTIVSRTTLAIALTPAEKREMIARGFEESQTEVIPNFVTGPSFDLPTRKAARRHIGLPPNRPVILFLGRLHAAKGIERLISAFADVRRILPESILVVAGPDEGRLADLLGHSRSLNLPDVLFPGPLHSDLKWLALRAADVFCLPSRSEGFPRVLLEAMVVGTPVVLSNQVHIQYLAEEGAALFVNPTPKDLSESLVTVLRDSGLRSELVRHSQECLEKHFSKTIVTSHLEEAYLRAIDIRRGESASHSRNHSGRVDDAAYS
- the asnB gene encoding asparagine synthase (glutamine-hydrolyzing) — encoded protein: MCGIAGYVGPDSRAALKKTIAMLSHRGPDDLGIYLSDGIGLANARLSIIDIEGGHQPLAGEDDLVWVTFNGELFNFPAERSNLERKGHRFRTNSDTEILVHLYEEHGPLFAERLNGMFAFAIWDERLRTLYLARDYAGMKPLYYTSANNNTFWFASEIKALLPTQSHPSPNVEALSDFLRLGYIPDRRTMFRGIFKLGAGQILKVSSEGQQLTSYHKFHPDLGVMLDDRAYEAKLRFELNRAADDWLMSDVPVGCFLSGGLDSSLVAALVAKRVRGEIRSYTAWFGPDFSSELRAARAVAEKLSLLSEEVLVGPSQVVKDLRSIAWSHDEPVSDPAVIPTFFVSKEAARNVKVVFAGEGADELFGGYPHHRFFGYWMAFKSGRFHHQAARMPQPTSHLVSLASKVVIPGYSFAERYLTFQTIFEPELVRRLAPSLPPGISASLFAGILHGNGLPSLNLMLLCDTMTRLAESYMMKADKATMAHSVEERSPYLDKPLMDFAFSVPARLKITPPRGKLLLRKVAKDLLPRSIVRRRKVGYGVPVRGWVRSEVGECLEAHIFESQLVKSLMDQTVVSRIVRSRQIRPYQFWLLGSLALWDSVFFRESLPNFA
- a CDS encoding glycosyltransferase family 4 protein, with translation MATLAFVTDCPPDSQSAVHRVSYVVEELAKQGHLTKSFFGKRGGIAGHVYSRMTLGAAVKCLSAIPQADVLVVHRAGDPITALLIKVQKRLGGMLVFDIDDAVYLRWNILTMSIPQIVKASDFVVVGSHEIANYCRQWNKNVHIIPSGVDTNLFHPSSRVRSKHKPVVGWLGDGRVHGRNLEVLVEPLLALADRCDFKFKMVSALGSSYIRGAFSKLAARIEIDFGLRRWVDISLIPEMVSDFDVSVMPLIDDDFNRAKGGQKLLESMSMEIPVVASAVGENKYIVSHGSDGLLVSSADEWEAALASLLNDPERRHTFGKAGRRKILERYSKDVCASHFARILEATRTRTTT